One part of the Neoarius graeffei isolate fNeoGra1 chromosome 2, fNeoGra1.pri, whole genome shotgun sequence genome encodes these proteins:
- the gcc1 gene encoding GRIP and coiled-coil domain-containing protein 1, producing the protein MEKFGMSFGGGLSKKELLENIESQKKQLIQYQTRFKDVVQAYKSLLKEKEALEASLKVLTVSAQCPAPTEHAEDHGSLHSEDSLDAAESGVESVVTSSSSTAADEDHGEGNAMLLQSEKSELDNVIISSSTATVEQTAESDRRVTQLKSQLSTLTTSLATVTQEKSRMEASFQADKRKMKQEFEEVREKIEEERKRHQSELQVVQEQLAESRARVIMQQHQYDQEQHDHGHMLRELQKLLQEERSLRQDAELKLEDARKTFAETMQEKDQGIDYEERLKQVTQECETLRMSLQDLEVARNKPEQQVVELQQEIADLKAHFNQQLQQEIQKVAQAEACLQEQAQLEEQRVASLEERVSELSGLLGACEKARQKDQQNGQRLREQILQLDAENKALALAASTTRTTSSDLGIDEMNLDVNTLKDKLEKVKKLLQLVAQKSPEQSLEIEKILEEAGGQDMEKASVQYYQQELRQLKEEFERYKVRAQVVLKNKNGKDTAQTKELEEARDQLAELKEKYINLRVQSDEAKVMHKQQIKEHQQALAALHQAHKHDLEKTEAQHRENFLHLEEELHKQRARTMALLEEKDLELEKLRAESIQGQIISDGVAERGDVDFENGSSVHEDCEMIAHTLKLSNPPKNNLLLYAEQLARNEVEISALRKQKHQLEEGLHQLQGKLFANEERHKEEIEELQAQLDKRIRDQSRDGANLEYLKNVMYRFLTLQDSKGRQQTLTAILTILHFSPQERQVVMKQQVQSWWTPRKR; encoded by the exons ATGGAGAAATTTGGTATGAGCTTTGGTGGAGGCCTGAGCAAAAAAGAACTGCTTGAAAACATTGAGAGTCAGAAAAAGCAGCTTATCCAGTACCAGACCCGTTTCAAAGATGTCGTTCAGGCCTATAAGAGCTTACTGAAGGAGAAGGAGGCATTGGAAGCTAGCTTGAAAGTGCTGACTGTGTCTGCACAGTGCCCAGCACCCACCGAGCATGCTGAAGACCATGGCTCACTTCACAGTGAAGACAGCCTGGATGCTGCTGAATCCGGTGTTGAAAGTGTCGTGACTAGCAGCAGCAGCACTGCAGcagatgaagatcatggagaaggTAACGCAATGCTTCTGCAGTCAGAGAAGAGCGAACTGGATAATGTCATCATATCTAGCAGCACTGCAACTGTGGAACAAACTGCAGAATCAGATCGCCGAGTGACCCAACTAAAGTCCCAGCTATCTACGTTGACCACCTCTTTGGCCACGGTTACACAGGAAAAGTCTCGCATGGAAGCCTCGTTCCAAGCAGATAAGCGCAAGATGAAGCAGGAGTTTGAGGAGGTTCGGGAGAAAATAGAGGAGGAGCGTAAGCGGCACCAGTCTGAACTCCAGGTTGTACAGGAACAGCTTGCAGAGAGCAGAGCACGTGTGATTATGCAGCAACATCAGTATGATCAAGAACAACATGACCATGGCCACATGCTTCGTGAACTCCAAAAACTCTTGCAGGAGGAGAGGAGCCTTAGGCAGGATGCTGAACTTAAGTTGGAGGATGCCAGGAAAACCTTTGCAGAAACCATGCAGGAAAAAGACCAGGGGATAGATTATGAAGAGCGGCTGAAGCAGGTTACTCAGGAGTGTGAAACATTGAGAATGAGCCTGCAGGATTTGGAGGTTGCAAGAAACAAGCCTGAGCAGCAGGTGGTGGAACTGCAGCAAGAAATTGCTGATCTGAAGGCACACTTTAACCAACAACTTCAACAAGAGATTCAAAAG GTTGCTCAGGCAGAAGCCTGCTTGCAGGAGCAGGCACAGCTAGAGGAACAGCGAGTTGCAAGTCTAGAGGAGCGGGTTTCTGAGCTGTCAGGGCTGTTGGGTGCCTGTGAGAAGGCCAGGCAGAAGGACCAGCAGAATGGTCAGAGGCTACGTGAGCAAATCCTCCAGCTGGATGCAGAAAACAAGGCCCTAGCTCTTGCAGCCAGCACTACCAGGACCACCTCGTCTGACCTTGGCATTGATGAAATGAACCTGGACGTGAACACACTGAAGGACAAGCTAGAGAAGGTGAAGAAGCTGTTGCAGCTGGTTGCACAGAAATCTCCAGAACAAAGTTTGGAAATTGAGAAAATACTGGAGGAAGCAGGAGGCCAGGACATGGAGAAGGCTTCAGTACAGTACTATCAGCAAGAGCTGCGGCAGCTAAAGGAGGAGTTTGAACGCTACAAAGTGCGAGCACAGGTGGTCCTAAAGAACAAGAATGGCAAAGACACTGCTCAGACCAAGGAGCTTGAGGAAGCTCGGGATCAGCTGGCTGAACTGAAAGAAAAGTACATCAACCTGCGTGTCCAGTCAGACGAAGCCAAAGTGATGCACAAGCAGCAGATTAAGGAGCACCAACAAGCACTGGCAGCCCTTCATCAGGCTCATAAGCACGACCTAGAGAAGACAGAGGCTCAGCACAGAGAGAACTTCTTGCATCTTGAGGAAGAGCTGCACAAGCAGAGGGCGCGCACCATGGCGTTACTCGAAGAGAAGGACCTCGAGCTGGAAAAACTACGAGCTGAAAGCATTCAGGGACAGATTATAAGTGATGGTGTAGCAGAGAGAGGAGATGTCGATTTTGAAAATGGCAGCTCTGTGCATGAAGATTGTGAGATGATTGCTCACACTCTGAAGCTAtccaaccccccaaaaaacaattTACTGCTGTATGCTGAACAGCTAGCTCGAAACGAGGTGGAAATTTCTGCTTTGCGCAAACAGAAGCATCAGCTGGAGGAAGGCTTGCATCAACTACAGGGAAAATTGTTTGCTAATGAAGAGAGGCACAAAGAGGAGATAGAGGAGTTGCAGGCACAGCTGGACAAGAGGATTCGTGACCAAAGTCGAGACGGTGCTAATTTAGAATACCTCAAAAATGTCATGTATAGATTCCTCACGCTACAAGACTCAAAAGGACGTCAGCAGACTCTCACGGCCATCCTGACTATCTTACACTTCAGCCCTCAAGAAAGGCAGGTGGTCATGAAGCAGCAAGTACAGAGCTGGTGGACGCCCAGGAAGAGATGA